The nucleotide sequence GTCAAGGTGGCCGTCGACGGCGCGCCCTACCTGCGCAAGGTGAACCTGCGGGACTATGCCGGCTACGACCAGCTCCTCCGCGCGCTCCAGGGCAAGTTCTGCTCCCACTTCACCATCAGTGAGTCCCTGCCTCAATCGACCCTCCCCGCCTCCGGCCCCTGCTCATGCTTGCCGGCTTCATACTCTGACTTCTGAGCTGACGAGAAGCATCTGTATTGGGTGTGCGCAGGGAAGTTCGCGAATGACGAGATGAAGCTGGTGGacgcggtgaacgggacggagtACGTGCCCACCTACGAGGACAAGGACGGCGACTGGATGCTCGTCGGCGACGTCCCCTGGAAGTGAGCTTCTTGCGCCATCCTCCTCTCCATTAACCTTGATTTCGTTTCTTTACTTATGCAAAGTTTGTGTCCTGTTGCCAATTTCTGCTATGTGCTTGGATGATTGTTTGGACTGGGTTCATTAATTTGTTTGTCAGGCTCTTGGACTGATCAAATTGGATATCCTTGATCTGGGTGAATTGACCAAATCATGTAGTACTTTTACAAGTGATTTTGTTAAGATTAGATTGCTTGCTTGATTGATTGGTTGATTGAGATCTGCAACGGACATGGTTGTCCTGGACTGATGCTTTACGATTTGGTTAGGAAACACCAAGGTTGCTTTGCTTGCGGTTTAGAGCAAGAGATTGATTTTTCATACATAATAATTAGATCCCCAGGAGATGTTGTTGGTTGTTGGCACTAACACAGTGCATTGCGTGGGTCTGTAGCATGAGATTTGAACAGATTAATTGCTTCCTTGATTCCGTCTGCATTTATCTAAAAATGATGTTATTGTAGCTTGTAAGAATATGGCAGACCTGAGCAAAGTGTTTTGGGAACCAACTGAATACCATTTTATTTAAAAAATTAACATAAGTGTCCTTTTATCCCCTGAAGTTAATCTGAAATTCACCTAGTGGAGCATGGATAATCGAAGCAAGCGAATATACTCTGCCTGATTTACTTGCATCTCTATTTTTGAGCTCATGTCACATCCAGAGGAATTGGCCCTGTGGGTCAGTTATAAGAATTGGATGTCTGGTTCTTTCTCGGTTATTCTTGCGCCTTGTAGTGCATTACTACTATTTATATTCACATTCTACCCTGGCACATTAAGCAAACTTTGATGTCCAGCCTCTTTCCAGTAACAGGGCAAACAATGATGCCTATCCATCAGCGTATGTCTAGCTAAAAAAGAATCCGCTTTGTAACTTTGTTAAGATATAGGCAACTAGGGATAAGGTTTCCTTTCTAGTTTTGTTCTCCACTAGTGTAATTCACTGTGACCCTTCAATAGTTTCTTGATCCTTCTAGGAAGTGTGGTTACTGCTCTGTGTGGGTTGTGGATAGTTTGGCGGTCTGGCCCTTGTCGAACTCCTTGTTATCTTTTATCTCGGTTGGATCGCAACGAACCACTCGAAACCGAGGATGACGAGAAGTGTTCTTGCCGGACTTTTGTTACACCGACACATTCCTAACTTCCTAACCTCTGGTATGCTTACTCAGGATGTTTGAGGAAGCCTGCCAACGCGTCCGCCTGATGAAGAACTCCGAGGCCGTGAACATAGGTATGCGCATGCTCGGTCGCTTTCGACACGATTTTCATGCTCCGCGCCTGTCGTCTCACGCCGTACGTGCACGATCAGCCATGTTGATTCGCTGAACTCATTTCTGTTGCTCGCAGCACCCAGAGCTGCCCGGTGAGGCATGCTACGGACGGTGCTGCCTGAAAGGAGGAGGCTTTGCTCTGCCGAGGAGATAGGAATGTGTACAGCTATCGGTTACTTACTGCTTTGGGTTTACTTGATGCTCTTGGGTCGTGAAAAGTTGTTGGTTTCATTACTCGTCTGTAGCAGCACCACTATAGTCTCTACTACTACCACATATAGAAGATGGTGATGGTGAAAGAAAGTACTGGGAGCTTGAAATATACACCTTTTTACATATAGTTTGTTGGTTTGTTTGTTTGTCTCTTGATGAATAAGACCAAACTTGCATTACTCGGTGTTCTCTGCGCACCGTCGCGAGCGAGGTTACCTGTGACACCACAGGTGTTGCCTTTGGCTTTGCCTTGGTAAATCtgagtttttttgtgtgtgtgtcaaGTGATGGTTTTTGTTTGAAGTTCATTTTATGCTAGACTGTAAGAAATGTGTCCACGTTGTTCATATATTGCTAATTTGGATGTATGGTGCATATCTGAGCTTTATCAGTGGAGTGAACATGCTGTAACCCCATGCCACTGTGCTGCCAAATGGAAATGGATCGGTCATTCAAAATGGGGCCAGAGCAGGGTGGGCCGTGTGGCACCTGACTGGCCTGGGTTGGGTCAAGATCGGATCAACCGTGTTGCGACCATGGTGGCTGGTATTATCAAAATAATTGTACTGTGCTGAAGGAATGATTGTTGTGGACTTGTGGTGCTGAACTGAAGGCCATGTTGATGCTGCTGTTGTTCCACGatcccctttccttccctttgcTTGAGGCTTGAGCTGATAAGCTCGGACGGGGGGTCGTTTTCGGCCCTTTTGCCGCCTTTCCCGCCAGTCACCTCGCTGTCTGGGGCCGCGCCGCGGTTATTCGGATCAGACCAGACCGGCTTCGGCGGGGTGGCAGGCTGGCTCCTTTCCCTTTCGCTCGCCGGAGACAACGACCCCGCCGCCCCATGTCGGGCCGCGCCGCGCCCGTCAGCGTCCTCGCCGTCTCTTCCCTTCCCCGTCAGTCAGGGAAACGGTGGACAAAACTTTCAGCTGGGCACATGCGATTGCACAGAGATCGTACGTGCTCAGACTTCAGAACCCAGGCAGGAACAGGAATCCCCAAGTTATATGCTATGGCTGCACCCATTTCCCTGCCGAGAAATTCTTGATGCTTTGCCGTGCGATGACTCGATGCTTGATTGGTCTCGGGGCAGGGGAAAAGGTTTGGGAGGAGGGCTTGGCGCTCACGCAACCCGCGGTTTCAAGGGAGCAATGATCAAAAGGGAGTTTTGGGGATGTGAAAACGAGCGCATTGTTCCATCTTAGCAAAAGCAGCCGAGCACAAAGGAGCTTGCTTGCCCTAACAATAACCACTTCTTTTTCCCCTCTAGTATGTATTCAAACAGGGCGGACAAAGTTTCTTTGAGTTTTTTTTTGCAGAAAGAAAGTTTTTTGAGTTATTTTAGTCATTTCAGGCTGGCGTTTCTTCTTCAGCCTTTTTACCAGCATTTTCCTCCGGATTTCTACAGGTTATCATGAGCCTTGCACGTTTAAGTTCATCTTAAGGCACGCCATGTTTGAACCGACACATGGGACTAGCTTGACAGAACATGCTAAGAAGGGTAAAATATGACACAAGGTTGATTAAATTGGTTTAAAAAATGTTTTTTAATTGAGTAATCTCAATAAGAAAGACAAAAGAGGAGATGAAAAAGGAAATTGCTAATGGCGCTCAAGCTCCATGGAGCGCAAAATTAAAGTAATTCAATTTTTTAGATTTCAAAAGATTCAGAAAAATTACAAACATTTTTTACCTGAAAAAAGTACAAAAATcaagtatttttattaattaacAGGGTACAAAAAAAGTACAAATGAGCCTAACCTAGCCAACACCTTCTCTAGGGAAGTAAATCATCATATTACAAAACTATGTTTGAATCAATCCAATCTTTGAACTTGCTTGCTTACGCTGGGTTAGCTCTGATCTGAGTAGTCAAAAGACCTTCCTTAGGGCTCATTCGGT is from Triticum aestivum cultivar Chinese Spring chromosome 3A, IWGSC CS RefSeq v2.1, whole genome shotgun sequence and encodes:
- the LOC123060471 gene encoding auxin-responsive protein IAA1, producing MSAETERSSTESSAASGLDFEDTALTLTLRLPGDPDRKRGASSSSCCSLADRSSLLAEAPPAPKARVVGWPPVRSFRKNALENVAAGSTRAACAPAKFVKVAVDGAPYLRKVNLRDYAGYDQLLRALQGKFCSHFTIRKFANDEMKLVDAVNGTEYVPTYEDKDGDWMLVGDVPWKMFEEACQRVRLMKNSEAVNIAPRAAR